One Mycobacteroides salmoniphilum DNA segment encodes these proteins:
- a CDS encoding CHAT domain-containing protein encodes MVDVAVTDTLVLRFADVGVATYASLRVVGEPSRTITWVVEQQAMETACDALNSALPDPSGAETALVAIERALTTGAFTSLDAEFDLAHMLGSELVAADGWRLLSECVASPRAVLFVTPSPRLARVPWGQLAMPGAEDFRLMELADVLMAVPPNIVHTPRASARWCDRQHGPVVLLLDPRIPGQRPDSTLGSVLGRPLPEAVLTRHFGELMDGHRVLPAVGAPVDLFRRNDIDRDWLARACAQHPARLLYVGHASAAEGAVGHAERAALHLAEDRPLTAADMMATRLSIPPRVALLACSSGGDYRFDEATGLAAAMILGGAQLVTATLWSLPTAAAYRQFGSHTTDPMADTVAEVDRAHCDEDAGRAVNRWQRAQLRRWRDGDRAATPLHWAAVVSFAVDGAR; translated from the coding sequence ATGGTCGACGTGGCCGTGACCGATACCTTGGTCCTGCGATTCGCCGACGTCGGCGTAGCCACCTACGCCAGCCTGCGGGTGGTGGGGGAGCCGTCGCGAACCATCACCTGGGTCGTCGAGCAGCAGGCGATGGAAACGGCCTGCGATGCCCTGAATTCCGCGCTACCGGATCCCTCTGGGGCGGAGACCGCACTCGTAGCCATCGAACGGGCCTTGACCACAGGGGCTTTCACCAGTCTTGATGCCGAGTTCGACCTGGCCCACATGCTCGGTTCTGAGTTGGTGGCAGCCGACGGCTGGAGGCTGTTGTCCGAATGCGTGGCATCTCCGCGTGCGGTGCTGTTCGTGACACCGAGCCCCCGGCTCGCCCGAGTGCCCTGGGGGCAGCTGGCCATGCCGGGTGCGGAGGATTTCCGATTGATGGAATTGGCCGACGTGTTGATGGCCGTGCCACCGAACATCGTGCATACGCCACGAGCGTCGGCTCGGTGGTGCGATCGTCAGCACGGTCCGGTGGTGCTTCTGCTGGACCCGCGCATCCCCGGGCAGCGCCCGGATTCGACGTTGGGTTCGGTGCTGGGGCGTCCCTTGCCGGAGGCCGTGCTGACTCGTCATTTCGGCGAGCTGATGGACGGCCACCGGGTGCTGCCCGCGGTTGGCGCGCCGGTGGACCTGTTCCGCCGGAACGATATCGACCGGGACTGGCTTGCCCGGGCGTGTGCACAACACCCGGCCCGGCTGCTCTACGTCGGGCATGCCAGCGCGGCCGAGGGCGCCGTAGGCCACGCCGAACGGGCCGCCCTGCACCTGGCCGAGGATCGTCCGCTGACCGCGGCCGACATGATGGCTACGCGGCTTTCGATCCCGCCCCGAGTCGCGCTGTTGGCTTGCTCATCGGGAGGCGATTACCGCTTCGATGAGGCGACCGGGCTCGCCGCGGCGATGATCCTGGGGGGTGCGCAGTTGGTGACCGCGACCCTGTGGTCATTGCCGACTGCGGCGGCTTACCGCCAATTTGGCTCACACACAACGGATCCCATGGCCGATACAGTGGCCGAGGTCGACCGGGCGCACTGCGACGAGGATGCGGGCCGTGCGGTGAACCGCTGGCAGCGGGCTCAGTTGCGGCGCTGGCGCGACGGTGACCGCGCGGCGACTCCGCTGCATTGGGCGGCCGTGGTCAGTTTCGCCGTCGACGGTGCCCGCTGA
- a CDS encoding lipoprotein LpqH gives MNRVIVGAMGLLAAGAVVVGCSTDKPGGSQVSSGSNAEIKVDGKDLAGLDLKSVTCVKQGGKINVASGAVNGQQGLGVVMTDETPPKVQSLGLVYDGAALAVSSGMGASVGSADVKVDGKTYTITGEASGADVKNPMAGMITKPFTIKVSCG, from the coding sequence ATGAATCGAGTGATCGTGGGCGCCATGGGACTCCTCGCTGCCGGAGCGGTGGTGGTCGGCTGCTCGACCGACAAGCCGGGTGGATCGCAGGTGAGCTCGGGCAGCAATGCCGAGATCAAGGTGGACGGCAAGGACCTGGCCGGCCTCGACCTCAAGTCCGTGACCTGCGTCAAGCAGGGCGGAAAGATCAATGTGGCCAGCGGCGCCGTCAACGGTCAGCAGGGCCTGGGCGTCGTCATGACCGACGAGACGCCTCCGAAGGTGCAGTCGCTGGGATTGGTGTACGACGGCGCCGCACTCGCGGTCAGCAGCGGCATGGGGGCCAGCGTCGGCTCCGCCGATGTCAAGGTCGACGGGAAGACGTACACCATCACCGGAGAGGCCTCCGGTGCCGATGTGAAGAACCCGATGGCCGGGATGATCACCAAGCCGTTCACCATCAAGGTGAGCTGCGGCTGA
- a CDS encoding SAM-dependent methyltransferase — MAPSPTPRPHGTITRGTTGINRLRRSDRWLVHHPDVQTVLADAADPLVVDLGYGAMPTTTLELASRLRTVRTDIRVVGLEIDPERVVPPRDGVHFALGGFELAGHTPVLVRAFNVLRQYPESEVAQAWAAMTARLAPGGLIIEGTCDELGRRCAWLLLDATGPRTLTLACDPFGIDKPSDLAERLPKALIHQNVPGQPIHDLLIAADRYWAAAAPHGVFGPRVRWRMMLKSLRDNGFTVEQQRRQVRDCILTTPWAAVAPLA, encoded by the coding sequence GTGGCACCCTCACCCACCCCCCGACCGCACGGGACCATCACCCGTGGCACCACGGGGATCAACCGGCTGCGCCGCAGCGACCGCTGGCTGGTCCATCACCCCGATGTGCAGACGGTGCTGGCCGATGCCGCCGATCCCCTGGTGGTGGACCTGGGATACGGCGCCATGCCCACCACCACGCTGGAGCTGGCCTCGCGGCTGCGGACAGTTCGGACGGATATCCGGGTGGTGGGCCTGGAGATCGATCCGGAACGGGTGGTGCCGCCACGCGACGGGGTCCACTTCGCTCTCGGCGGGTTCGAATTGGCAGGCCACACACCGGTTCTGGTGCGTGCCTTCAATGTGTTGCGCCAGTACCCGGAATCGGAGGTGGCGCAGGCCTGGGCCGCGATGACGGCCCGGCTCGCGCCCGGCGGTCTCATCATCGAGGGCACCTGCGACGAGCTCGGCCGCCGCTGCGCGTGGTTACTGCTCGACGCGACCGGACCGCGAACCCTCACCCTGGCCTGCGACCCCTTTGGCATCGACAAGCCATCCGACCTGGCCGAACGGCTACCGAAAGCCCTTATTCACCAAAATGTTCCGGGCCAACCCATCCACGATCTACTCATCGCCGCCGACCGCTACTGGGCGGCGGCGGCCCCACACGGCGTCTTCGGCCCCCGAGTCCGCTGGCGAATGATGTTGAAATCACTGCGCGACAATGGCTTTACCGTCGAGCAACAGCGACGGCAGGTCCGTGACTGCATCTTGACTACACCGTGGGCAGCCGTCGCGCCACTGGCCTAG
- a CDS encoding carbon-nitrogen hydrolase family protein encodes MRIVLAQISSSADPAENLATVAATVRDAAAQGATLVVFPEATMCRFGVPLRPVAQPVNGPWADGVRTIAHAAGLTVVVGMFTPSSDGRVHNTLLATGPSAETHYNKIHLYDAFGFRESATVAPGGEPVLITVDGVSVGLTTCYDIRFPALYTDLARRGAQVITVSASWAAGTGKWDQWTLLARARAADSTCFIAAADQALPALEAPANGSPTGIGGSLLASPTGELIAQAGPEPELIVADLNLDAVAETRKILPVLNPSSVE; translated from the coding sequence ATGCGGATAGTGTTGGCGCAGATCAGCAGCAGTGCCGATCCCGCCGAGAACCTGGCCACCGTCGCGGCCACGGTGCGCGATGCCGCCGCACAGGGCGCCACACTGGTCGTCTTCCCGGAAGCCACCATGTGCCGGTTCGGCGTACCCCTGCGCCCCGTCGCACAGCCCGTCAACGGCCCGTGGGCCGACGGGGTCCGCACGATCGCACACGCCGCGGGCCTCACCGTTGTGGTCGGCATGTTCACCCCCTCCTCCGACGGTCGCGTCCACAACACGCTGCTGGCCACCGGCCCCAGCGCGGAGACGCACTACAACAAGATCCATCTCTACGACGCGTTCGGCTTCCGCGAATCGGCCACCGTCGCGCCCGGCGGCGAGCCGGTGCTCATCACGGTCGACGGCGTGAGCGTTGGGCTGACCACGTGCTACGACATCCGCTTCCCCGCCCTGTACACCGACCTGGCGCGTCGCGGCGCGCAGGTAATCACGGTCAGCGCCTCGTGGGCCGCCGGAACCGGCAAATGGGATCAGTGGACGCTGCTGGCGCGGGCGCGAGCAGCCGACTCGACATGCTTCATCGCCGCCGCCGACCAGGCCCTGCCCGCGCTGGAGGCGCCCGCCAACGGCTCCCCGACGGGAATCGGCGGCAGCCTGCTGGCCTCACCGACCGGCGAACTCATTGCCCAGGCCGGTCCAGAGCCGGAGCTCATCGTGGCGGACTTGAACCTGGACGCGGTCGCCGAGACCCGCAAGATCTTGCCCGTCCTTAACCCGTCCTCAGTCGAATAG
- a CDS encoding DUF2993 domain-containing protein → MTTPPQPPLGPPGSTPPEPSPWQPPSQQVPPPRQEQVPPPLPEQPPTLQSPVPPPPVSPPPSDAPPEPAEPKKGRDYRSLVLIAVIVVAVFVAAVLGIELYARQRTSSEVNAATSCLVQDGATASFGPMPLVVQYLGNHIDKLTIKTAGNQIAQAKKMSVAITVRDISLKKTADSLGTIGRLDVEVSWPTAGITESARDLVPGMLGSLVGDATTNESTGEVTLSAAGGLAQITTKPVIKDGMVTLQSENVSAFIGLPREIIQPALDTFSKGLVGGQYPMGLKAQEVKVTNDGITVKLSSTNQPMKPVENPCLQNLSF, encoded by the coding sequence GTGACGACACCGCCTCAGCCGCCGCTCGGCCCACCCGGATCGACACCTCCCGAGCCTTCGCCGTGGCAACCGCCGTCCCAGCAGGTGCCGCCCCCGCGGCAAGAGCAGGTACCGCCCCCGCTGCCAGAGCAGCCGCCGACCCTGCAGAGCCCGGTGCCTCCGCCCCCGGTCTCCCCCCCGCCCTCAGACGCGCCGCCAGAACCTGCCGAGCCCAAGAAGGGCCGCGACTATCGATCGCTGGTACTGATCGCCGTCATCGTTGTTGCCGTGTTCGTGGCCGCTGTTCTCGGCATCGAGCTCTACGCGCGCCAGCGGACCAGCAGTGAGGTGAACGCCGCCACGTCGTGCCTGGTGCAGGACGGCGCGACCGCATCCTTCGGCCCGATGCCACTCGTCGTGCAATATCTCGGCAATCACATCGACAAGCTCACGATCAAGACCGCGGGCAATCAGATCGCGCAAGCCAAGAAGATGTCCGTCGCCATCACGGTGCGCGACATCTCGCTGAAGAAGACGGCCGACTCGCTCGGCACCATCGGACGCCTGGACGTCGAGGTGTCCTGGCCGACCGCCGGCATCACCGAGAGCGCCCGTGACCTCGTGCCGGGAATGCTCGGCTCGTTGGTGGGTGATGCCACCACCAACGAATCCACTGGCGAGGTGACGCTGAGCGCTGCCGGAGGCCTGGCCCAGATCACCACCAAGCCCGTCATCAAGGACGGCATGGTGACGCTGCAGTCCGAGAATGTCTCCGCGTTCATCGGCCTGCCGCGCGAGATCATTCAGCCGGCGCTCGACACCTTCTCCAAGGGGCTCGTCGGCGGCCAGTACCCGATGGGGCTCAAGGCTCAAGAGGTCAAGGTCACCAACGACGGCATCACGGTGAAACTGTCGAGCACCAATCAGCCCATGAAACCGGTCGAGAATCCCTGCCTGCAGAACCTCTCGTTCTAA
- the deoC gene encoding deoxyribose-phosphate aldolase translates to MTDSVGTPAVWPTRREVAARIDHTLLKPEATPGDVQALIAEAIDLGVLAVCVSPSMLPVEAPGLVVAAVAGFPSGKHLSSVKAHEAALAVAAGAAEVDMVIDVGVAVAGDFTAVLADIEAVRQAIPAATLKVIIESAALLEHSGAEAIREACRVSEAAGADFVKTSTGFHPSGGATVEAVRIMAETVDGRLEVKASGGIRTAQDAAAMLQAGATRLGLSSSRAVLDGFPH, encoded by the coding sequence ATGACGGATTCTGTAGGCACACCGGCGGTTTGGCCCACGCGGCGGGAGGTGGCCGCACGTATCGACCACACCCTGCTCAAGCCCGAAGCGACACCCGGGGACGTGCAAGCCCTCATCGCGGAGGCCATCGATCTCGGAGTGCTCGCGGTGTGCGTTTCGCCGTCGATGCTGCCGGTTGAGGCTCCCGGGCTGGTTGTTGCGGCGGTGGCGGGATTCCCGTCGGGAAAACATCTCTCGTCCGTCAAGGCGCACGAGGCCGCCCTCGCGGTGGCCGCAGGTGCCGCCGAGGTCGACATGGTGATCGACGTGGGTGTCGCGGTGGCAGGCGATTTCACGGCAGTGCTCGCCGATATCGAGGCTGTTCGGCAGGCGATCCCGGCCGCGACGCTCAAGGTCATCATCGAGTCCGCGGCGTTGCTGGAACATTCAGGTGCCGAGGCGATCCGTGAGGCCTGTCGGGTGAGCGAGGCCGCCGGAGCGGATTTTGTGAAGACCTCCACCGGATTTCACCCATCGGGAGGAGCGACCGTGGAGGCCGTGCGCATCATGGCCGAGACCGTTGACGGTCGGCTCGAGGTCAAGGCGAGCGGCGGAATCCGCACGGCACAGGATGCTGCGGCCATGCTCCAAGCCGGTGCGACCCGGCTCGGCCTATCGAGCAGCCGGGCCGTCTTGGACGGCTTCCCGCATTAG
- a CDS encoding isocitrate lyase/PEP mutase family protein, with protein sequence MTSQHERAVVFAALHQSGTFVVPNPWDAGSARVLTDCGFPALATTSAGLAFSLGRQDGANLVSQAETLANASHIAAATHLPVSADLENGGPTMGDIAMTIREAAASGLVGGSIEDATGIPNVPIFPLAEAVDRITAAAHTVRDLPFPFTLTARAENFLYGRPDLADTITRLQAYAEAGADVVYAPGLPDAHAVRALCASVDRPVNLLATGFVLNHSVEEIAQWGVRRISLGSAMARSALGAFVDGAREIAQHGTFGFATRTIPYAEANALFP encoded by the coding sequence ATGACCTCCCAGCATGAGCGTGCGGTCGTGTTCGCAGCCCTTCACCAGTCCGGGACGTTCGTGGTCCCCAACCCGTGGGATGCCGGTTCGGCCCGAGTCCTCACCGATTGTGGCTTCCCCGCGCTGGCCACGACCAGCGCCGGGTTGGCCTTCTCCCTCGGTCGGCAGGACGGCGCCAATCTGGTCAGCCAGGCCGAGACGTTGGCCAACGCCTCCCACATCGCGGCGGCCACGCATCTGCCGGTTTCGGCCGACCTGGAGAACGGCGGCCCCACCATGGGCGACATCGCCATGACCATCCGCGAGGCGGCGGCCTCGGGGTTGGTCGGCGGGTCGATCGAGGATGCCACCGGGATTCCCAACGTCCCGATCTTCCCGCTCGCCGAAGCGGTGGATCGCATCACCGCTGCAGCGCACACGGTGCGCGATCTACCCTTTCCGTTCACGCTGACGGCCCGCGCCGAGAACTTCCTGTACGGCCGACCGGACCTCGCCGACACCATCACACGGCTGCAGGCGTACGCCGAGGCCGGCGCCGATGTGGTGTACGCGCCGGGCCTGCCCGATGCCCACGCAGTCCGCGCCCTCTGCGCGTCGGTGGATCGCCCCGTCAATCTGCTCGCCACCGGTTTCGTGCTGAATCACTCGGTCGAGGAGATCGCACAGTGGGGCGTGCGCAGGATCAGCCTCGGGTCCGCCATGGCGCGCTCTGCGCTCGGGGCGTTCGTCGACGGGGCCCGGGAGATCGCACAGCACGGCACCTTTGGATTCGCAACCCGCACCATCCCCTATGCGGAAGCCAATGCCCTGTTTCCGTGA
- a CDS encoding GNAT family N-acetyltransferase translates to MERPWPVLYRHVAPDPSVPAPPEPKLVSPFGVRLVDPDSDDTALIARWMRLPALVNGWEQDWPDERWYDQLKAQVESTYSHPYLVLFRDEPVGYLEFYRAAQDSIGEKYDADPYDLGIHGAIANQAMASKGFMIMILPKLIKSFFELEPRCKRIMFDPEHQNVETRRVFEHIGCTFLGEHEMPNRRMALYTTPRTPADVPAPLA, encoded by the coding sequence ATGGAACGTCCCTGGCCAGTGCTGTACCGCCATGTCGCCCCCGACCCCTCGGTGCCCGCACCTCCGGAACCGAAGCTCGTGAGCCCATTCGGTGTGAGGCTTGTGGACCCCGATAGCGATGACACAGCGCTGATTGCCCGATGGATGCGCCTGCCGGCACTGGTCAACGGCTGGGAGCAAGACTGGCCGGATGAGCGTTGGTACGACCAGCTCAAGGCCCAGGTTGAGAGCACCTATTCGCACCCATACCTGGTGCTGTTCCGGGACGAGCCCGTCGGCTACCTGGAGTTTTATCGGGCGGCTCAAGATTCGATCGGCGAAAAGTACGACGCCGACCCATATGACCTGGGAATACATGGTGCTATCGCCAACCAGGCCATGGCCAGTAAGGGCTTCATGATCATGATCCTGCCCAAGCTGATCAAGAGCTTCTTCGAGCTGGAGCCGCGATGTAAGCGGATCATGTTCGACCCCGAACACCAGAATGTTGAGACGCGCAGGGTCTTTGAGCACATCGGCTGCACCTTCCTGGGCGAGCACGAGATGCCCAACCGCCGGATGGCGCTGTACACCACACCGCGCACCCCGGCGGATGTACCCGCCCCGCTGGCCTAA
- a CDS encoding acyl-CoA dehydrogenase family protein, giving the protein MTVADPENPTVVPLSIEGFRALLSSVIDDEVTSWVDEAERTERFPRALIERFGSTGVLADKWSSGALPDVAKLVSLGFALGGLGSMGISIGASLHDSAISILRRFGRTDYLREITEQAIRGEAVLCIGASEEAGGSDLQISETFVRSVDGGYHVRGSKKFVSLGPISDHIVVVARGADGDAASKHGNVMLLLVPTAQVVVHERYRKLSAGPLDTAPIDIDTWVPADALIARPGAGLAAISWGLSHERLGIAAQVVALCEKALGITIARMVDRVQFGSTLLGHQALRLRVADLQSRVDMMRYSLEGIAATGQMNLRTAAAAKVTAARLGEEVLSECLHIFGGSGYLTDETPVGRWWRDMKLARVGGGTDETLWEFVAATLKPDVEGYRSLGV; this is encoded by the coding sequence ATGACCGTGGCTGACCCGGAGAACCCGACCGTGGTCCCGCTGTCTATCGAAGGTTTTCGCGCGCTGCTGAGTTCAGTCATCGATGACGAGGTGACGTCGTGGGTGGACGAAGCCGAGAGGACCGAGCGATTCCCCCGCGCGCTGATCGAGCGCTTCGGTAGCACCGGGGTGCTGGCCGACAAGTGGTCGTCCGGAGCGCTGCCCGATGTAGCGAAGTTGGTCTCGTTGGGCTTTGCGCTGGGTGGACTCGGTTCGATGGGAATCAGCATCGGCGCGAGCTTGCACGACTCAGCGATTTCCATCTTGCGCCGGTTCGGTAGGACCGATTATCTGCGTGAGATCACCGAGCAGGCGATCCGCGGTGAGGCGGTGCTGTGCATCGGCGCATCCGAAGAGGCCGGCGGCTCTGATCTCCAGATTTCGGAGACCTTCGTCCGCAGCGTCGACGGCGGTTACCACGTGCGGGGCAGCAAGAAATTCGTCTCGCTCGGCCCGATTTCGGATCACATCGTCGTTGTCGCCCGCGGCGCCGACGGAGATGCCGCCAGCAAGCACGGCAATGTCATGTTGCTGCTGGTGCCAACCGCTCAGGTGGTGGTGCACGAGCGGTACCGGAAGCTCAGCGCGGGACCGCTCGATACCGCGCCGATCGATATCGACACGTGGGTTCCAGCAGACGCGCTGATCGCCCGCCCCGGTGCGGGGCTCGCCGCGATCAGCTGGGGTCTGTCGCATGAGCGGCTCGGCATCGCGGCTCAGGTGGTGGCGCTCTGCGAGAAGGCTCTCGGGATCACCATTGCCCGCATGGTGGACCGGGTGCAGTTCGGCAGCACCCTGCTAGGGCACCAGGCATTGCGCCTGCGTGTTGCGGATCTGCAGTCCCGGGTCGACATGATGCGCTATTCGCTTGAGGGCATCGCGGCGACAGGGCAGATGAACCTGCGTACCGCAGCCGCGGCGAAAGTCACCGCCGCCCGACTCGGCGAAGAAGTGCTCTCCGAGTGCCTCCACATCTTTGGCGGCTCGGGATACCTGACCGACGAGACGCCGGTCGGCCGCTGGTGGCGCGATATGAAACTGGCCCGGGTGGGCGGCGGTACCGACGAGACTCTCTGGGAGTTCGTCGCCGCCACCCTGAAACCCGATGTCGAGGGCTATCGCTCCCTGGGCGTTTAG
- the mbtM gene encoding long-chain-fatty acid--ACP ligase MbtM: MSSPTTNVPAVQGNALAEKVSQAMLTSSADLVVMDGAREWHRFPWAEVHARAETVAVDLLDNAHGPVGALGLIGSPTVDLVASVQGAWLAGTSVSFFPGLVRGADLDRWAHTTLERCAAIGVRTIYSNGRELEQLRAVESSIRIEDVAQIGARPRPQAFTPVQTGDETTPAVLQNSSGSTGTPKTAVLSRGAVMSNVSAMVRRAELTGEDLTCSWLPLYHDMGLITLLASFWTGMPLWLAPNSAFAASPIRWLDWLTESGATYLMAPNFAYDIIGRYVDKIERGVDLGKLRAAVSAAELINCDGFERFLTAATPHGFSPGAAVAAWGLAEGTCVVTMTRPGVGARSDDVLVATPDGGQAPRRYALVGSAFDGMEVRVVPAAREVPAISGREVGQVEIKGACMMNGYLGNPAIDRNEWFNTGDLGYFHDGDLVIVGRFKELIVLAGRNVYPIDVERAAASVEGVRAGRVAAVGLDEGGLRPRLALAVEYKGTDFEAARRQVVQRVTADCGVVPSEVVFVPPGDLPITTSGKLRRLEVKRLIETGGGLR, from the coding sequence ATGAGCAGTCCCACGACGAACGTGCCTGCGGTGCAGGGGAATGCATTGGCGGAGAAGGTTTCCCAGGCGATGCTGACCTCGTCCGCCGACCTGGTGGTTATGGATGGTGCACGGGAATGGCATCGGTTTCCCTGGGCGGAGGTGCATGCGCGAGCGGAGACTGTCGCCGTCGACCTGCTCGACAACGCACACGGACCCGTCGGAGCGCTAGGGCTGATCGGCAGTCCCACCGTCGACTTGGTGGCCAGCGTTCAGGGTGCCTGGCTGGCCGGCACGAGCGTGTCGTTCTTTCCCGGCCTGGTGCGCGGGGCGGATCTGGACCGCTGGGCCCATACGACCTTGGAGCGCTGCGCGGCGATCGGGGTGCGCACGATCTACAGCAATGGTCGGGAGCTGGAGCAGCTGCGCGCGGTGGAGTCCAGCATCCGAATCGAGGATGTGGCGCAGATCGGAGCGCGGCCCCGGCCGCAGGCGTTCACGCCCGTGCAGACCGGAGACGAGACCACCCCTGCCGTCCTGCAGAACTCCTCCGGCTCCACCGGAACGCCCAAGACCGCTGTCCTCTCCCGGGGAGCGGTCATGAGCAACGTCAGCGCCATGGTGCGCCGCGCGGAGTTGACCGGGGAAGACCTGACCTGCAGCTGGTTGCCGCTCTACCACGACATGGGCCTGATCACGCTACTGGCTTCGTTCTGGACGGGCATGCCGCTGTGGCTGGCGCCCAATAGCGCTTTTGCGGCCTCGCCGATCAGGTGGCTGGACTGGCTCACCGAGAGCGGCGCGACATATCTGATGGCGCCGAACTTCGCTTACGACATCATCGGCCGGTACGTCGACAAGATCGAGCGTGGAGTCGATCTCGGCAAGCTGCGTGCGGCGGTCAGCGCGGCTGAGCTGATTAATTGCGACGGTTTCGAGCGCTTCCTCACGGCGGCGACTCCCCATGGTTTTTCCCCAGGCGCGGCGGTGGCGGCCTGGGGGCTGGCGGAAGGGACGTGTGTCGTCACCATGACCCGGCCCGGTGTCGGAGCACGGTCGGACGACGTGCTGGTCGCCACCCCGGATGGAGGCCAGGCCCCCCGCAGGTACGCACTGGTCGGCTCGGCGTTCGATGGGATGGAGGTCCGGGTGGTGCCTGCCGCGCGCGAGGTACCGGCGATCAGCGGCCGGGAAGTCGGGCAGGTCGAAATCAAGGGCGCCTGCATGATGAACGGATATCTGGGCAACCCGGCGATTGACAGGAACGAGTGGTTCAACACCGGCGACCTGGGCTATTTCCACGACGGTGACCTGGTCATCGTCGGCCGCTTCAAGGAACTGATCGTTCTTGCCGGGCGCAATGTGTATCCCATCGACGTCGAGCGGGCAGCTGCGTCGGTCGAAGGGGTGCGGGCAGGCAGAGTTGCGGCCGTAGGACTCGACGAAGGCGGTCTCCGACCGCGGCTTGCACTGGCCGTCGAGTACAAAGGCACCGACTTCGAGGCGGCGCGCAGACAGGTTGTCCAGCGAGTCACCGCCGACTGCGGGGTCGTCCCCTCAGAAGTTGTGTTCGTTCCTCCGGGTGATCTGCCGATCACGACGTCGGGCAAGCTGCGGCGCCTCGAGGTCAAGCGTCTTATCGAAACCGGTGGAGGCCTGCGATGA
- a CDS encoding acyl carrier protein → MSTEVAEKLEKILRGELAVSANEITRDKLLIDDLGLDSVGFALGLVLIEEQFGVTLTEDQLLVCDSFGDLVDIVSAGQVTAPSPTTSALAE, encoded by the coding sequence ATGTCGACTGAAGTTGCCGAGAAACTTGAGAAGATCCTACGGGGAGAGCTCGCAGTAAGCGCGAATGAGATTACCCGCGACAAATTGCTGATTGACGACCTGGGGCTCGACTCTGTGGGATTCGCATTGGGCCTCGTCCTCATCGAGGAGCAGTTCGGCGTCACTCTTACTGAAGATCAGCTACTCGTGTGTGATTCCTTCGGCGACCTTGTCGACATCGTTTCGGCGGGGCAGGTCACGGCCCCGTCCCCAACCACCAGCGCGCTCGCCGAGTAG
- a CDS encoding transglycosylase family protein: MKVVMDRARWVRDRRAVCLIVNVLFVMSLSMTASVASADSVNWDAIAECESGGNWSANTGNGFYGGLQFKPSTWASHGGVGNPAEASREQQIAVAESVMQTQGLGAWPECGGGGTGPMTGRSGCQFVPGGSIFGIVNFRQMCSGVVGLIPPAG, translated from the coding sequence ATGAAGGTCGTCATGGACCGGGCGCGATGGGTGCGCGACAGGCGCGCGGTGTGTCTGATCGTCAACGTGCTGTTCGTGATGTCGTTGTCCATGACCGCAAGCGTCGCCTCCGCCGATTCTGTGAACTGGGACGCGATCGCCGAATGTGAATCCGGCGGAAACTGGTCCGCAAATACGGGAAACGGATTCTATGGCGGACTGCAATTCAAGCCGTCCACCTGGGCATCCCACGGTGGTGTCGGGAATCCCGCCGAGGCTTCCCGGGAGCAGCAGATCGCCGTCGCCGAGAGTGTTATGCAGACGCAAGGCCTTGGGGCGTGGCCGGAATGCGGCGGCGGCGGCACCGGCCCGATGACCGGGCGTTCGGGGTGCCAATTCGTCCCCGGTGGCAGCATTTTCGGGATCGTCAACTTCCGTCAGATGTGCAGCGGAGTCGTCGGTCTGATTCCCCCCGCCGGCTAG
- a CDS encoding DUF2599 domain-containing protein, translated as MRAVAALVALTAALLVANAVPAAAVEPALIDHVSWGATSLGRTLRIYPTPLGRTYEAPDGADVAWAEVLALAPDAQSPGMRMQFDCHWYGRVFIPNKPSWNLEPWRPPVDGALMTVSQCNPGGPEI; from the coding sequence ATGCGCGCGGTTGCGGCGCTGGTTGCGTTGACGGCCGCTCTGCTGGTCGCGAATGCGGTGCCCGCGGCCGCCGTAGAGCCCGCACTTATTGATCACGTGTCTTGGGGTGCAACATCTTTGGGGCGCACGCTGCGTATCTACCCGACGCCGCTGGGACGTACATACGAGGCACCCGACGGCGCAGACGTCGCCTGGGCGGAGGTCCTCGCGCTGGCCCCCGACGCGCAGTCGCCCGGTATGCGGATGCAGTTCGACTGCCATTGGTACGGGCGGGTGTTCATCCCGAACAAGCCGAGCTGGAACCTGGAACCGTGGCGGCCGCCGGTGGACGGGGCGTTGATGACGGTGTCCCAGTGCAACCCGGGTGGACCTGAGATCTAG